A single genomic interval of Carassius gibelio isolate Cgi1373 ecotype wild population from Czech Republic chromosome A22, carGib1.2-hapl.c, whole genome shotgun sequence harbors:
- the LOC127942749 gene encoding neuromedin-U receptor 1-like: protein MIAKPNCSSTNTYVSRCVQDLLCNTSGVLNLSEVEMDEFCLNQDEYLEKYLGPRRSPVFLPVCITYLLIFLVGAVGNILTCIVIARNKVMRTPTNFYLFSLAVSDLLVLLLGMPLELYEMWSNYPFLFGKGGCYFKTFLFETVCFASILNVTALSVERYIAVVHPLRVKYVVTRTHAKRVILSVWSVSVLCAIPNTSLHGIFTLPVPKGKGVGALSTSATCMLVKPRWMYNLIIQITTLLFFLLPMLTISVLYLLIGMQLKREKMLHVLEANASVGQDSSSNVRSQQQKTRRQQVTKMLFVLVVMFGICWAPFHTDRLMWSFLDQKSSEHMKIFQVYEYVHVISGVFFYLSSAINPILYNLMSTRFREMFKEVMCHHKWHPVPRKRSLSMTRVTVRSTLSEVPPCNGTVTTEGEDCDMDDCQENKTNLS, encoded by the exons ATGATTGCCAAACCCAACTGTTCCTCAACAAATACCTATGTATCAAGATGTGTTCAAGATCTGCTGTGCAACACCAGTGGTGTGTTGAACCTTAGTGAGGTAGAGATGGATGAGTTTTGCCTCAACCAAGATGAGTATCTGGAGAAATATCTGGGGCCCAGACGTTCCCCGGTGTTTCTGCCTGTGTGTATCACCTACCTGCTCATCTTCTTGGTGGGAGCGGTGGGGAACATTCTTACGTGCATCGTTATTGCTCGCAACAAGGTCATGAGGACGCCCACCAACTTCTACCTGTTCAGTCTGGCGGTGTCTGACCTGCTGGTGCTTCTTCTGGGAATGCCTTTGGAGCTCTACGAAATGTGGAGTAACTATCCGTTCCTTTTTGGCAAAGGTGGCTGCTACTTCAAGACCTTCCTCTTTGAGACTGTATGCTTCGCCTCCATCTTGAATGTAACAGCACTGAGTGTGGAGCGCTACATTGCTGTAGTCCATCCACTAAGGGTCAAATACGTAGTGACACGCACTCACGCCAAGCGGGTGATCTTGAGCGTGTGGAGCGTGTCTGTATTATGTGCCATTCCCAACACCAGCCTCCATGGTATCTTCACCCTCCCTGTTCCCAAAGGGAAAGGAGTAGGTGCCTTGTCCACGTCTGCCACCTGCATGCTGGTCAAGCCACGCTGGATGTACAACCTGATCATCCAAATCACCACTCTGCTGTTTTTCCTCCTGCCCATGTTGACCATCAGCGTGCTGTATTTGCTCATCGGCATGCAGCTAAAACGGGAAAAGATGTTGCATGTCCTGGAGGCAAATGCCAGTGTGGGACAAGACAGCTCCTCTAATGTGCGCAGTCAGCAGCAGAAAACCCGTCGCCAGCAGGTCACTAAAATGTTGT TTGTGCTAGTGGTCATGTTTGGCATCTGTTGGGCTCCGTTCCACACCGATCGACTCATGTGGAGTTTCCTGGACCAGAAGAGCAGCGAGCACATGAAGATTTTCCAGGTCTATGAATACGTCCATGTCATCTCAGGGGTCTTCTTCTATCTGAGCTCAGCCATTAATCCGATTCTCTACAACCTCATGTCCACCCGCTTCAGGGAGATGTTTAAAGAGGTGATGTGTCACCACAAATGGCATCCTGTCCCAAGGAAACGCTCGCTGAGCATGACGAGGGTTACTGTGCGCAGCACCTTGAGTGAAGTCCCACCCTGCAATGGCACAGTAACTACAGAAGGAGAAGATTGTGATATGGATGACTGCCAGGAAAATAAGACCAACCTTTCCTAA